One Panicum virgatum strain AP13 chromosome 9K, P.virgatum_v5, whole genome shotgun sequence genomic region harbors:
- the LOC120652107 gene encoding ubiquinone biosynthesis protein COQ9-B, mitochondrial-like isoform X1 gives MASSLAARRLLSRAAAARRLPFPSASASAPAVAPRRFSADAGPPPPSQTLPPPPLEPVAEPPRSEGAGASSSSSATAGAGGAHRSSPGAAAGARRQGGTGYEEQEKVLRASLLHVPRMGWSESAMVAGARDVGISPAIVGAFPRKEAALVEFFMDDCLQQLMDRIDAGEGEQLKSLILSERLAKLVRMRLEMQAPYISKWPQALSIQSQPANVSTSLKQRAVLVDEIWHAAGDAGSDIDWYVKRTVLGGIYSTSEVYMLTDNSPEFRDTWMFVNRRIKDALDLQKTFQEAAYLAEAVGAGMGGTVQGVLNRVFQNRGS, from the exons AtggcctcctccctcgccgcgcgccgcctcctctcccgcgccgccgccgcgcgccggcttcccttcccctccgcctccgcctccgcccccgcgGTAGCTCCCCGCCGTTTCTCCGCCGACGCGGGGCCGCCTCCGCCTTCGCAgacgctcccgccgccgccgctggagcccGTCGCGGAGCCGCCCAGGTCGGAGGGCGCGGgcgcctcgtcctcgtcctccgccaccgccggtgcCGGAGGGGCCCACAGGTCGTCGCcgggggccgcggcgggggcgcggcgccAGGGCGGCACGGGCTACGAGGAGCAGGAGAAGGTCCTCCGCGCGTCGCTGCTCCACGTG CCGCGCATGGGGTGGAGCGAGTCGGCCATGGTCGCTGGGGCCAGGGACGTGGGCATTTCCCCGGCCATCGTCGGCGCATTCCCAAGGAAGGAGGCCGCCCTGGTTGAG TTTTTCATGGATGACTGCCTTCAACAACTGATGGATCGCATTGATGCTGGCGAAGGAGAGCAGTTGAAGAGCTTAATACTGAGTGAGAGGCTCGCAAAACTTGTTCGTATGAGGCTGGAAATGCAGGCACCTTATATATCAAAGTGGCCTCAAGCACTGAGTATCCAG TCTCAACCAGCAAACGTCTCAACAAGCTTGAAGCAGCGAGCTGTCCTGGTTGATGAGATTTGGCATGCAGCTGGAGATGCTGGATCAGATATTGATTGGTATGTGAAGCGTACTGTGCTTGGTGGTATCTACTCAACCTCTGAGGTGTATATGTTGACGGACAATTCTCCAG AGTTTCGAGATACGTGGATGTTTGTGAACCGCCGCATCAAGGATGCTCTTGATCTTCAGAAAACCTTCCAAGAG GCCGCGTACCTAGCTGAAGCCGTGGGAGCAGGAATGGGTGGTACCGTGCAGGGGGTCCTGAACCGAGTCTTCCAGAACCGAGGTTCATGA